The following are encoded in a window of Rosa chinensis cultivar Old Blush chromosome 4, RchiOBHm-V2, whole genome shotgun sequence genomic DNA:
- the LOC121052645 gene encoding uncharacterized protein LOC121052645 — protein sequence MWEERFRKLESRIYGKDLPDDSPKPVTTFNDNGSGQGSYSQQNERTLKVFDVETSKAVKKLLLGHEAPVVVEEEVMLNSKGSKKFMSIVEEEIRPRTVPIKFNFWEEVPVLSSNLKSEFKLAIDSLDNIVAFGTIIQVDVEGTQ from the exons ATGTGGGAGGAAAGATTTAGGAAGTTAGAATCAAGGATTTATGGGAAAGATTTGCCGGATGATTCACCTAAACCAGTGACAACGTTTAATGATAATGGTTCTGGACAAGGCAGCTATTCCCAGCAAAATGAAAGAACTTTAAAGGTTTTTGACGTTGAGACCAGCAAAGCTGTGAAGAAGTTACTTTTGGGTCATGAAGCTCCGGTTGTAGTTGAAGAGGAGGTTATGCTGAACAGTAAGGGGAGCAAGAAATTTATGTCAATTGTTGAGGAGGAGATTAGGCCTAGAACAGTTCCCATCAAGTTTAACTTTTGGGAAGAAGTTCCA GTACTCTCAAGTAATCTCAAGTCAGAATTTAAACTGGCAATAGATTCTTTGGACAACATAGTTGCTTTTGGAACTATCATCCAAGTCGATGTTGAAGGCACACAGTAG
- the LOC121052629 gene encoding uncharacterized protein LOC121052629, translating into MLTVVNPTEKVVQFMDPLKRRFIISEWRAIVDNSIKIYNAQKHKKRQKISYVEQLCEQRGGKTCRLWIIHYMKDIVEDKNQEWSAKVIYVNSFKFFILVSIPENLRLNYNLTFTFFIVALGKKCRYTSTSMAHSLCHHA; encoded by the exons ATGTTAACGGTTGTGAATCCCACTGAAAAAGTTGTGCAGTTCATGGATCCATTAAAGAGGCGATTTATCATCAGTGAATGGAGAGCTATTGTGGACAA CTCCATCAAAATATACAAtgcacaaaaacataaaaaaaggcAGAAAATCAGTTATGTGGAACAATTGTGCG AGCAGCGAGGTGGTAAAACCTGTAGGTTATGGATTATACATTACATGAAGGACATAGTGGAGGACAAGAACCAAGAATGGAGTGCTAAGGTAATATATGTCAACTCATTTAAGTTCTTCATACTGGTTAGCATTCCAGAAAACTTAAGGCTAAACTATAAtttaactttcacattttttaTTGTTGCACTGGGAAAGAAGTGTAGATATACCTCCACTAGCATGGCTCATTCTCTATGTCACCATGCATAA